In a genomic window of Thermoproteus tenax Kra 1:
- a CDS encoding L-aspartate oxidase has translation MREVVVAGSGVAGLALAVAVAERRVGDVVLVTRDPRGGSSWKAQGGIAAPLDDEDVEAHVRDTIAAGRGLNDEEVVRLYVGMGRRVISWLTEMGFKPSATRALEGGHSRARVVKAEEGGDKIGEAVMRALSHRAEELGIQIVRGSLGEVLVKDGRAAGVVLSTGETLRADAVAIATGGYAGLYKYSTTDADGSGIYAAMRAGALARDLEFVQFHPTAALVDGEIFLISEAVRGEGALLYNGDGERFMPKYDPAAELAPRDVVSRAVYAELERTGRVTLDASAVEGFERKFPAIAEFLKRHGVSPSSIPVVPAAHYAIGGIVADPYGRTHVRGLFAVGEASSTLFHGANRLASNSLLEALAQALLAAEALRAYWGGSWEAPRAGGLLYPEKCPYYEGDVRETMWRLVGIVREGSGLRRAVESLEGLPKLIAEAAWLRSESIGVHYRADYPAWSGVKYHILFRCL, from the coding sequence ATGAGGGAGGTCGTCGTAGCGGGCTCGGGCGTCGCCGGGCTGGCGCTGGCCGTCGCCGTAGCCGAGAGGCGCGTGGGCGATGTGGTCTTAGTAACGAGGGATCCCAGGGGAGGGAGCAGCTGGAAGGCCCAGGGAGGGATCGCAGCGCCTCTCGACGATGAGGACGTTGAGGCCCACGTAAGGGACACTATCGCGGCCGGAAGAGGGTTGAACGATGAGGAGGTCGTCAGACTGTACGTAGGTATGGGGCGGCGCGTCATATCTTGGCTGACTGAGATGGGCTTCAAGCCGTCAGCAACGAGGGCTCTGGAGGGCGGACACAGCAGGGCCAGAGTTGTGAAGGCCGAGGAGGGGGGCGACAAAATAGGCGAGGCCGTCATGAGGGCGCTCTCCCACAGAGCAGAAGAGCTGGGGATCCAGATCGTCCGAGGAAGCTTGGGGGAAGTGTTGGTTAAAGACGGCAGAGCCGCCGGCGTGGTGCTATCGACGGGAGAAACGCTGAGGGCCGATGCGGTGGCGATAGCTACGGGCGGCTACGCCGGGCTCTATAAGTACAGCACCACGGACGCCGACGGCTCCGGCATATATGCGGCCATGAGGGCGGGGGCGCTCGCCAGAGACTTGGAGTTCGTCCAATTCCACCCCACAGCGGCCCTCGTGGACGGCGAGATCTTCCTCATATCTGAGGCCGTGCGCGGCGAGGGGGCGCTGCTATATAACGGAGATGGAGAGCGCTTTATGCCCAAGTACGACCCAGCGGCCGAGCTGGCCCCCAGAGATGTGGTGAGCCGGGCAGTCTACGCCGAGCTTGAGAGGACGGGGCGAGTGACCTTGGACGCATCGGCGGTCGAGGGATTCGAGCGCAAGTTCCCGGCCATAGCAGAGTTTCTGAAAAGGCACGGGGTGAGCCCGAGCTCCATCCCCGTGGTGCCCGCCGCACACTACGCCATCGGCGGGATTGTGGCTGATCCCTACGGGAGGACCCACGTGAGAGGGCTCTTCGCAGTAGGCGAGGCCTCCTCCACCCTCTTCCACGGCGCTAACAGGCTGGCGAGCAACAGCCTCCTCGAGGCGCTGGCCCAAGCCCTACTTGCGGCAGAGGCGTTGAGGGCATACTGGGGAGGCTCATGGGAGGCCCCCCGCGCGGGCGGCCTCCTCTACCCTGAGAAGTGCCCCTATTACGAGGGCGATGTCAGAGAGACCATGTGGAGACTCGTGGGTATAGTCAGAGAGGGGAGCGGCTTAAGGAGGGCTGTGGAGAGTTTGGAAGGGCTGCCCAAGTTAATCGCTGAGGCCGCTTGGCTTAGGAGTGAGAGCATAGGCGTCCACTATAGGGCGGACTATCCGGCGTGGTCGGGAGTTAAATACCACATCCTCTTCAGATGTCTATGA
- the nadA gene encoding quinolinate synthase NadA — METELAKLKAERNAVILAHNYMPKEVQEVADYLGDSLDLALAAANADAKVLVFAGVYFMAETAAVLNPDKLVLIPDPSAGCTLVDSITAEDVLKWRARNPNGVVVTYINSSIEVKAVSDYVCTSANCHKIVEAIPRDRPVLFVPDRNLGAYIKYVTGRENLEIWSGTCYVHERMTRDVLYSVAEREADAELLVHPEASGTVDLLREGRLRVRVLSTQGMVKHVKERGRGAFIIATELGLLDRIRREAPEARLIPALEDAVCMYMKLITLDKIKRSLRELVYRVQVPEDVAKRARAAIERMLEFR, encoded by the coding sequence ATGGAGACAGAGTTGGCGAAGCTCAAGGCCGAGAGAAACGCCGTAATTCTGGCCCACAACTATATGCCGAAGGAGGTGCAGGAGGTTGCCGACTATCTGGGGGACTCTCTGGACTTGGCCCTGGCGGCAGCCAACGCCGATGCGAAAGTCTTAGTGTTCGCAGGCGTCTACTTCATGGCTGAGACCGCGGCGGTCCTTAACCCAGACAAACTCGTCCTTATACCCGACCCGTCGGCCGGTTGCACTTTGGTGGACTCCATCACGGCCGAGGACGTGTTGAAATGGAGAGCGAGGAACCCCAACGGAGTTGTGGTCACATACATCAACTCCTCCATAGAGGTCAAGGCCGTTTCCGACTACGTCTGCACCTCGGCCAACTGCCACAAGATAGTCGAGGCCATACCGAGGGATAGGCCGGTGCTCTTCGTCCCCGACAGAAACTTGGGCGCCTACATCAAATATGTCACTGGGAGGGAGAACTTGGAGATATGGAGCGGCACCTGCTACGTCCACGAGAGGATGACCAGGGATGTGCTCTACTCTGTCGCCGAGAGGGAGGCGGACGCCGAGCTCTTGGTGCACCCCGAGGCCTCAGGTACTGTGGACCTCTTGAGGGAGGGGAGACTGAGGGTTAGGGTCCTCTCTACGCAAGGCATGGTCAAACACGTCAAAGAGAGGGGGCGCGGCGCGTTCATTATAGCGACTGAGCTGGGCCTCTTGGACAGAATCAGGAGGGAGGCGCCTGAGGCGCGCCTGATCCCAGCGCTGGAGGACGCAGTATGTATGTATATGAAGCTGATAACGCTGGATAAGATCAAGAGGTCTCTGAGGGAGCTGGTGTACCGCGTCCAAGTGCCTGAGGACGTGGCCAAGAGGGCGAGGGCCGCGATAGAGAGGATGTTGGAGTTCCGATGA
- a CDS encoding TrpB-like pyridoxal phosphate-dependent enzyme, protein MEKLRVDLRPEEIPEYWYNIQADLPEPLPPPIDPEGGRRLELLKQVIPSEPLRLETSTERYIKIPEEVRERYLQVGRPTPLIRARRLEEYLDAPVRIYLKMEGYTYTGSHKINSALAWVYYALKDGAKFVTTETGAGQWGSAVSLAAALFKVKAHVFMVRASYYAKPLRRFLMQMYGAEVHPSPSDLTEYGRRLLSERPDHPGSLGVAITEAAEYAARHGGKYVVGSVINTDIMFKTVAGLEAKKQLELIGEDPDVMIGVVGGGSNWGGAFYPFIGEELRSGKVRRRYIAVGALEVPKVTKGVYKYDDPDSGRLLPQLKMYTIGADFVPPPIYAGGLRYHGVAPSLSYLMYKGYVEGRDYDQETVFRMAQLFAQLEGYVPAPETAHVLPAIKEVADEAKRTGERKVILVSFSGHGLLDLANFADVLGFGK, encoded by the coding sequence ATGGAGAAGTTGAGGGTAGATCTAAGGCCTGAGGAGATCCCCGAGTATTGGTACAATATACAAGCGGATCTGCCGGAGCCGCTCCCGCCGCCCATAGACCCAGAGGGCGGCAGAAGGCTGGAGCTCCTGAAACAGGTGATCCCCTCGGAGCCTCTGCGGCTCGAGACCAGCACCGAGAGGTACATCAAGATCCCCGAGGAGGTAAGAGAGAGGTATCTACAAGTGGGCAGGCCCACGCCGCTTATAAGGGCGAGGAGGCTCGAGGAATATTTGGACGCCCCCGTTAGGATATACCTAAAGATGGAGGGCTATACATACACGGGGAGCCACAAGATAAACTCGGCGCTGGCGTGGGTCTACTACGCTCTGAAGGACGGAGCCAAGTTTGTGACAACGGAGACAGGCGCCGGGCAGTGGGGCTCGGCTGTGTCTCTGGCTGCGGCGCTCTTTAAAGTCAAGGCCCACGTGTTCATGGTGCGGGCCTCCTATTACGCCAAGCCCCTCAGGAGGTTCTTGATGCAGATGTACGGCGCTGAGGTGCACCCGAGCCCCAGCGACCTTACGGAATACGGCAGAAGGCTTCTGTCGGAGAGGCCGGACCACCCGGGCTCCCTCGGCGTCGCCATAACGGAGGCCGCTGAATACGCCGCAAGACACGGGGGGAAGTACGTAGTCGGCAGCGTCATAAACACAGACATAATGTTCAAGACTGTCGCGGGCCTTGAGGCGAAGAAGCAGTTGGAGCTGATCGGAGAGGACCCCGACGTCATGATAGGCGTGGTCGGAGGAGGGTCCAATTGGGGCGGGGCCTTCTATCCGTTTATAGGCGAGGAGCTGAGGTCGGGCAAAGTCAGGAGGAGGTATATAGCCGTAGGAGCCCTCGAGGTGCCCAAGGTGACCAAGGGCGTCTATAAGTACGACGACCCGGACTCCGGGCGCCTGCTGCCCCAACTCAAGATGTACACTATAGGCGCAGACTTCGTGCCTCCGCCCATCTATGCCGGCGGCTTGAGGTACCACGGGGTGGCGCCATCGCTCTCCTACCTAATGTACAAGGGCTACGTCGAGGGGAGGGACTACGACCAAGAGACTGTGTTCCGGATGGCCCAGCTGTTCGCCCAGCTGGAGGGCTACGTGCCCGCGCCTGAGACTGCGCACGTGTTGCCGGCCATAAAGGAGGTCGCGGACGAGGCCAAGAGGACAGGCGAGAGGAAGGTGATATTGGTGAGCTTCAGCGGCCACGGGCTCCTAGATCTGGCCAACTTCGCCGACGTCCTCGGCTTTGGAAAATAG
- a CDS encoding TldD/PmbA family protein codes for MILRIVEREVDEAALVVVRAETYMVRLANDEVSVSKSWATEEHHLYLAKGKKYAIVSSTGELDISAVEDALRRLSSLPEDPLYVPLKGEALPTPREEREEDFEALADVALEAARAAEGAERNAGAAVLTYVSFQYEDTYGRRGRYSLNRAYLTIRSLRGDLAATSATAGRSLADLRPREVGEANSLLLRLAAGLPREPVQPGRARLLLSPLVFGHLLGETVGGWMTGTAVISGSSRYSPQDLGAAVASSELSVADATADERAYGHTPFDFEGNRVERVQLLERGVLKAFLQNNRTAAKLGGRSTGHALRSWIYTSPGHVEAKAGDAPSDLEGLIAELKSGYYVHNNWYTRYQNIKTGQFSTVGRDVILAVRDGKPVAVVRHMRIADTLEALLRNTAALSSRASQIYWWDMSVPATVPYAIVDGLGVTK; via the coding sequence ATGATCTTGAGGATAGTGGAGAGGGAAGTCGACGAGGCCGCCCTCGTCGTTGTAAGGGCCGAGACCTACATGGTGAGGCTCGCCAACGACGAAGTCTCTGTCTCCAAGAGCTGGGCCACCGAGGAGCACCACCTCTATCTCGCGAAGGGGAAGAAGTACGCCATAGTCTCCTCGACGGGGGAGCTCGACATAAGCGCTGTGGAGGACGCCTTAAGGAGGCTGAGCTCGTTGCCTGAGGACCCGCTGTACGTCCCGCTCAAGGGCGAGGCTCTTCCAACGCCGCGGGAGGAGCGCGAGGAGGACTTCGAGGCCCTCGCCGATGTGGCTCTCGAGGCCGCCAGAGCGGCCGAGGGCGCCGAGAGGAACGCGGGGGCGGCCGTCCTCACCTACGTCTCTTTCCAATACGAGGATACCTACGGCAGAAGGGGGAGGTACTCGTTGAATAGGGCGTATTTGACCATAAGGTCCCTAAGGGGGGACCTCGCGGCGACCAGCGCAACTGCGGGGCGCTCGTTGGCCGACTTAAGGCCGAGGGAGGTGGGCGAGGCCAACTCTCTGCTGTTGCGCCTAGCGGCCGGGCTCCCGAGGGAGCCCGTGCAGCCCGGGAGGGCGAGGCTGCTCCTCTCGCCCCTTGTGTTCGGGCACCTCCTGGGCGAGACCGTCGGAGGATGGATGACGGGCACGGCCGTAATATCCGGCTCCTCCAGATACTCTCCTCAAGACTTGGGCGCCGCGGTCGCATCAAGCGAGCTCTCTGTGGCCGACGCAACAGCCGACGAGAGGGCCTACGGCCATACGCCGTTTGACTTCGAGGGCAACAGAGTGGAGAGAGTACAGCTGTTGGAGAGGGGGGTGCTCAAGGCCTTCCTCCAGAACAATAGGACTGCGGCCAAGCTGGGCGGCAGATCCACGGGCCACGCGTTGAGGAGCTGGATCTATACGTCGCCGGGACACGTAGAAGCTAAGGCGGGGGATGCGCCCTCGGACCTAGAGGGGCTTATCGCCGAGCTGAAGAGCGGCTACTACGTCCACAACAACTGGTACACTCGCTACCAGAATATAAAGACGGGCCAGTTCTCCACAGTCGGGAGAGACGTAATATTGGCCGTCAGAGACGGCAAACCTGTCGCCGTTGTGAGACACATGAGGATAGCCGACACGCTGGAGGCTCTGTTGAGGAACACGGCCGCGCTGTCGAGCAGGGCCAGCCAGATCTACTGGTGGGATATGAGCGTGCCGGCCACAGTGCCCTACGCCATCGTGGACGGCCTAGGCGTAACTAAGTGA